The following coding sequences lie in one Eschrichtius robustus isolate mEscRob2 chromosome 10, mEscRob2.pri, whole genome shotgun sequence genomic window:
- the TRIM32 gene encoding E3 ubiquitin-protein ligase TRIM32 — MAAAAASHLNLDALREVLECPICMESFTEEQLRPKLLHCGHTICRQCLEKLLASSINGVRCPFCSKITRITSLTQLTDNLTVLKIIDTAGLSEAVGLLMCRSCGRRLPRQFCRSCSVVLCEPCREADHQPPGHCTLPVKEAAEERRRDFGEKLARLRELMGELQRRKVALEGVSKDLQARYRAVLQEYGHEERRVQEELARSRKFFTGSLAEVEKSNSQVVEEQSYLLNIAEVQAVSRCDYFLAKIKQADVALLEETADEEEPELTASLPRELTLQDVELLKVGHVGPLQIGQAAKKPRTVNMEDSWAMEAAASAASSSVTFREMDMSPEEVVASPRASPAKQRGSDTAANIQQCLFLKKMGAKGSTPGMFNLPVSLYVTSQGEVLVADRGNYRIQVFTRKGFLKEIRRSPSGIDSFVLSFLGADLPNLTPLSVAMNCHGLIGVTDSYDNSLKVYTLDGHCVACHRSQLSKPWGITALPSGQFVVTDVEGGKLWCFTVDRGAGVVKYSCLCSAVRPKFVTCDAEGTVYFTQGLGLNLENRQNEHHLEGGFSIGSVGPDGQLGRQISHFFSENEDFRCIAGMCVDARGDLIVADSSRKEILHFPKGGGYSVLIREGLTCPVGIALTPKGQLLVLDCWDHCIKIYSYHLRRYSTP; from the coding sequence ATGGCTGCGGCGGCAGCTTCTCACCTGAACCTGGATGCCCTGCGGGAAGTGCTGGAATGCCCCATCTGCATGGAGTCCTTCACAGAGGAGCAGCTGCGGCCCAAGCTCCTGCACTGCGGCCATACCATCTGCCGCCAGTGCCTGGAGAAGCTGCTGGCCAGTAGCATCAATGGCGTCCGCTGTCCCTTTTGCAGCAAGATTACCCGCATAACCAGCCTGACCCAGCTGACGGACAACCTGACGGTGCTGAAGATCATTGACACGGCTGGGCTCAGTGAGGCCGTGGGGCTGCTCATGTGCCGCTCGTGCGGGCGGCGGCTGCCCCGGCAGTTCTGCCGAAGCTGCAGCGTGGTGTTATGTGAGCCCTGCCGGGAGGCGGACCACCAGCCTCCTGGCCACTGCACACTCCCTGTCAAAGAAGCAGCTGAGGAGCGGCGTCGGGACTTTGGAGAGAAGTTGGCCCGTCTGCGGGAGCTTATGGGGGAGCTGCAGCGCCGGAAGGTAGCCTTGGAAGGAGTCTCCAAGGACCTTCAGGCAAGGTATAGAGCAGTCCTCCAGGAGTATGGGCACGAGGAGCGCAGGGTCCAGGAGGAGCTGGCTCGCTCTCGGAAGTTCTTCACCGGCTCTCTGGCTGAGGTTGAAAAGTCTAACAGTCAAGTGGTAGAGGAGCAGAGTTACCTGCTGAACATCGCCGAGGTGCAGGCTGTGTCTCGCTGTGACTACTTCTTGGCCAAGATCAAGCAGGCAGACGTAGCACTACTGGAAGAGACAGCCGATGAGGAGGAGCCGGAGCTCACTGCCAGCCTGCCCCGGGAGCTCACCCTGCAGGATGTGGAGCTCCTTAAGGTCGGCCATGTCGGCCCCCTCCAGATCGGGCAGGCCGCTAAGAAGCCCCGGACGGTCAACATGGAAGACTCCTGGGCCATGGAGGCTGCAGCCTctgctgcctcttcctctgttacATTTAGAGAGATGGACATGAGCCCTGAGGAAGTGGTTGCTAGCCCTAGGGCCTCGCCTGCTAAGCAGCGGGGTTCTGACACAGCCGCCAACATCCAGCAGTGCCTCTTCCTCAAGAAGATGGGGGCCAAAGGCAGCACTCCAGGCATGTTCAACCTTCCGGTCAGTCTCTACGTGACCAGTCAAGGCGAAGTGCTGGTTGCTGACCGTGGCAACTACCGTATACAAGTCTTTACCCGCAAAGGCTTTTTGAAGGAGATCCGCCGCAGCCCCAGTGGCATTGATAGCTTTGTGCTGAGCTTCCTTGGGGCCGACTTGCCCAATCTCACTCCTCTCTCAGTTGCCATGAACTGCCATGGGCTGATTGGTGTGACTGACAGCTACGACAACTCCCTCAAGGTATACACCTTGGATGGCCACTGCGTGGCCTGTCACAGGAGCCAGCTGAGCAAACCCTGGGGCATCACAGCCCTTCCATCTGGCCAATTTGTGGTAACTGATGTGGAAGGTGGAAAGCTCTGGTGCTTCACCGTTGACCGAGGGGCAGGGGTGGTCAAATACAGCTGCCTCTGCAGTGCTGTGCGGCCCAAGTTTGTCACCTGTGACGCTGAAGGCACAGTCTACTTCACCCAGGGCTTGGGCCTCAATCTGGAGAATCGGCAGAACGAGCACCACCTGGAGGGCGGCTTCTCCATTGGCTCTGTGGGCCCTGATGGGCAGCTGGGTCGCCAGATTAGCCACTTCTTCTCGGAGAACGAGGATTTCCGCTGCATTGCTGGCATGTGTGTGGATGCCCGTGGTGATCTCATCGTGGCTGACAGCAGTCGCAAGGAAATTCTCCACTTTCCTAAGGGTGGGGGCTATAGTGTCCTTATTCGAGAGGGGCTCACCTGTCCCGTGGGCATCGCCCTCACACCTAAGGGGCAGCTGCTGGTCTTGGACTGTTGGGATCATTGCATCAAGATTTACAGCTACCATCTGAGAAGATATTCTACCCCTTAG